The following proteins come from a genomic window of Alnus glutinosa chromosome 10, dhAlnGlut1.1, whole genome shotgun sequence:
- the LOC133878774 gene encoding L10-interacting MYB domain-containing protein-like has protein sequence MGEEGNTWSPDHEDIFVRLLVQAVDRGGISHGSVGSKTWPEIYNVMLGLTDLEWTLDQLQSKYNKLRTDHKEFSELLMDKTGFGWDPITNTVVGMEAQWQSYLRVNKKACRFRKEGCRNYEQLGIVFNRSKATDVLREEEVLTHHIRSGERKSKGKGKQCVTDVSMGVSNRSLRRSKSMVDAERYIMFKEITEMAKARTEQLIIKTNQLRASSGVKSAGISDHPMARCVDLLNELALEFPDEVYCKAMKELMSEQLQWAFIRMSPHCRRLWLSTLLP, from the exons ATGGGAGAGGAGGGGAACACATGGAGCCCAGATCATGAAGATATTTTCGTGCGGCTACTTGTCCAAGCAGTGGACCGTGGCGGCATTTCTCATGGCTCTGTAGGCAGCAAGACTTGGCCTGAAATTTACAACGTAATGCTAGGGCTGACAGACCTGGAGTGGACTTTGGACCAACTGCAATCCAAATACAACAAGCTAAGAACTGACCATAAGGAGTTCTCAGAACTCTTGATGGATAAAACTGGTTTTGGGTGGGATCCCATTACCAATACTGTCGTTGGCATGGAAGCACAGTGGCAAAGTTACTTGAGG GTGAATAAAAAGGCATGTCGCTTTCGCAAAGAAGGTTGCCGCAACTACGAGCAATTAGGGATCGTTTTCAATCGTTCCAAAGCGACGGATGTTCTCCGTGAGGAAGAAGTGCTCACACACCATATACGAAGCGGTGAGCGGAAGAGTAAAGGTAAAGGTAAGCAATGTGTGACAGACGTATCAATGGGGGTCAGTAATAGATCTTTGAGGAGGTCTAAAAGTATGGTTGATGCGGAACGTTACATCATGTTCAAAGAGATTACAGAAATGGCGAAGGCGAGAACAGAGCAGCTAATTATCAAGACGAACCAGCTTAGGGCTTCGTCGGGGGTCAAAAGCGCCGGCATATCAGACCATCCAATGGCTCGCTGCGTTGATTTGCTCAACGAGCTGGCGCTGGAGTTTCCTGATGAGGTATATTGTAAGGCAATGAAGGAGTTGATGAGTGAGCAACTCCAGTGGGCTTTCATTAGGATGAGCCCCCATTGTAGAAGGCTCTGGTTATCAACATTGTTGCCCTAG